One genomic segment of Natrononativus amylolyticus includes these proteins:
- a CDS encoding phage portal protein translates to MSTRTPGIYTEISKGIRTKAEETQQLQDRAQAVSPGGARSPPVDPVVLSRLLEENTTHAKCCYVKARNVAGYGFDLVPHPETDSPSEEQRETAEEFWFGDNSVWQVGPDHQERATATDVLQMGWLDYEAVGWLTLEPLIQMDGTPVGMAWVPAMTVRKRRTHDNQGNKVAHGYVQLIDGNSRYFGVAGDRYADEPIFVDTVNGSFGTSVDNPATELIFKRNASPLHRHYGTPDIIPARRAVRGKKAAEEYNIQFFENDAVPRMAVIIEGGELTDKAFETLDEIINESASGGSHRTLLLEVERLAQEPGMMNLQDGYDAKDVSIRIEPMTVGTEEDASFLGYQDHTEHDILQAHEVPPVVGNVLKSGAFSTDTDDQRKEFADSVIGPKQENYAGLLYETIHKPLGVTDWIIDFKTRGLENRVQELEMAATRIEASQGVLTVNQILEELGFEPRDDPIGQEMLLNLGGQPGGVTASIEQTIHDEITDAKEDLRSDLTVERHLENVPGDDGP, encoded by the coding sequence ATGAGTACGCGTACACCCGGCATCTATACGGAGATCTCAAAGGGCATCCGGACAAAGGCCGAGGAGACCCAGCAACTCCAGGACCGCGCCCAGGCGGTCAGTCCCGGCGGGGCTCGCAGCCCACCGGTCGACCCGGTCGTCCTCAGTCGCCTCCTCGAAGAGAACACGACACACGCGAAGTGTTGCTACGTCAAGGCCCGAAACGTCGCTGGCTACGGCTTCGATCTTGTTCCTCACCCAGAGACTGACAGCCCGAGCGAAGAACAACGTGAGACCGCTGAAGAGTTCTGGTTCGGCGACAACTCCGTCTGGCAGGTCGGCCCCGACCACCAGGAACGGGCGACGGCAACGGACGTCCTCCAGATGGGGTGGCTCGACTACGAGGCGGTCGGCTGGCTAACACTCGAGCCGCTCATCCAGATGGATGGAACGCCGGTCGGTATGGCGTGGGTACCGGCGATGACGGTCCGCAAGCGCCGGACGCACGATAACCAGGGGAACAAGGTCGCCCACGGCTACGTCCAGTTGATCGATGGTAACTCTCGGTACTTCGGTGTCGCCGGGGATCGTTACGCCGATGAGCCGATTTTCGTCGACACTGTCAACGGGTCGTTCGGTACCTCAGTGGATAACCCGGCCACTGAACTCATTTTCAAGCGAAACGCCTCGCCGTTACACCGCCATTATGGTACACCGGATATCATCCCCGCTCGGCGAGCAGTCCGTGGGAAGAAGGCTGCCGAAGAGTATAACATCCAGTTCTTCGAAAACGACGCCGTTCCGCGGATGGCCGTCATCATCGAAGGTGGCGAGCTCACAGACAAAGCATTCGAGACCCTCGACGAGATAATCAACGAGTCTGCGAGTGGCGGGAGTCACCGGACGTTGCTCCTCGAGGTTGAACGCCTCGCACAGGAGCCAGGGATGATGAATCTCCAGGACGGATACGACGCCAAGGACGTCAGTATCCGAATTGAACCGATGACTGTCGGCACTGAGGAAGATGCCTCGTTCCTCGGGTACCAAGATCACACCGAACATGACATCCTCCAGGCCCACGAGGTCCCACCGGTCGTCGGGAACGTTCTCAAATCGGGGGCGTTCTCTACGGATACTGATGACCAGCGCAAGGAATTCGCAGATTCGGTGATCGGCCCCAAACAGGAGAACTACGCCGGCCTGCTCTACGAAACAATTCACAAGCCGCTGGGCGTCACCGATTGGATCATCGACTTCAAAACGCGTGGCCTTGAGAATCGCGTCCAGGAACTCGAGATGGCCGCCACACGAATCGAAGCCTCCCAGGGCGTGCTCACCGTCAACCAGATTCTCGAGGAACTCGGGTTCGAACCACGTGACGACCCGATCGGCCAGGAAATGCTGTTGAATCTCGGTGGCCAACCAGGTGGTGTAACAGCCTCGATCGAGCAAACGATCCACGATGAGATCACGGACGCTAAAGAAGATCTCCGGAGTGATCTAACCGTTGAGCGCCACCTCGAGAACGTTCCTGGCGACGATGGACCATGA
- a CDS encoding DNA methyltransferase, translated as MSDDLTLEDLPQPEYEGTVSVDDLDVDGENPNEMSEEQFGLLVDRMRSEGWLGGPILTTTDGVIADGEHRWRAAQELGLSEVPVRQFNIDEPTRRLWRQEMNKNQGEHDRKRDALEYDYLLHEGKSDEVHELTQAASEDLDELLAEIKLQAERPPEYEYNPDHNVYFEDCITGIREHLEDNSIDCVITDPPYGIDWQSFRREQEFDAIASDESVGEAAALFREVCRELDRVCREGASLFICTRWDVYPEFLEVTNAFFEVHNCLVWVKNNHGLGDLTGGFAPKHEFIIYASVGKREPLNDRDDDVLEFDRVNTTEYTHPTEKPVPLFSHLTQLATDPGDMILDPFMGSGTTAVAAIQSDRDYVGFELDEENYRTPIERRIGEAKRAREASVNQEC; from the coding sequence ATGAGTGATGACTTAACGCTCGAGGACCTACCACAACCGGAGTACGAAGGGACGGTCTCTGTCGACGATCTCGACGTCGATGGTGAGAATCCCAACGAGATGTCCGAAGAGCAATTTGGACTACTCGTCGACCGGATGCGCTCGGAAGGGTGGCTCGGGGGGCCGATCCTCACTACCACAGACGGCGTCATCGCAGACGGCGAACATCGATGGCGAGCTGCCCAGGAACTCGGTCTTTCTGAAGTCCCTGTCCGGCAGTTCAATATCGACGAACCCACCCGACGATTGTGGCGCCAGGAGATGAACAAGAACCAGGGCGAACACGACCGAAAACGAGACGCCCTGGAGTACGATTACCTGCTTCACGAGGGCAAGTCTGATGAGGTCCACGAACTCACACAGGCTGCCAGTGAGGACCTGGACGAACTACTCGCAGAGATCAAACTCCAAGCCGAGCGCCCACCAGAGTACGAGTACAACCCCGATCACAACGTCTATTTCGAGGATTGTATCACAGGAATCCGTGAACATCTCGAGGATAACTCGATCGACTGCGTCATCACTGACCCGCCGTACGGAATCGACTGGCAATCCTTCCGCCGGGAACAAGAGTTCGACGCAATCGCCTCGGACGAATCCGTAGGTGAAGCAGCAGCACTATTCCGAGAAGTCTGTCGCGAACTCGATCGCGTTTGTCGGGAAGGTGCCTCGCTGTTCATCTGTACCCGGTGGGACGTCTATCCCGAGTTCCTCGAGGTCACCAACGCATTTTTCGAGGTCCACAACTGCCTCGTCTGGGTCAAAAACAACCATGGACTGGGCGACCTAACGGGTGGGTTCGCACCCAAACATGAGTTCATCATCTACGCATCGGTTGGCAAGCGCGAGCCGTTGAACGACCGCGATGATGACGTCCTCGAGTTCGATCGCGTGAATACCACTGAGTACACCCACCCGACAGAGAAGCCCGTTCCGCTGTTTTCTCATCTCACCCAGTTGGCGACTGATCCAGGTGACATGATCCTCGACCCGTTTATGGGGTCAGGAACAACCGCCGTTGCGGCGATTCAATCCGACCGTGATTACGTCGGCTTCGAACTCGACGAGGAGAACTATCGGACTCCCATCGAACGCCGGATCGGCGAAGCAAAACGTGCTCGAGAGGCCAGCGTGAATCAAGAGTGCTAA